From a single Nakaseomyces glabratus chromosome H, complete sequence genomic region:
- the KRE28 gene encoding Kre28p (CAGL0H01573g~Ortholog(s) have condensed nuclear chromosome kinetochore, spindle pole body localization), whose amino-acid sequence MEAQLHELQEEITRSSDLVLTEQDKRLQGTLREIDQSIRKLIETSDYLKLSGDADSLIDIKQLEVKSRELDSLMDLLRKLYWREESLDLFLKYTINSDAEQVPVFSDTDPKYQSLQDEVSHLRDDVMTVKNQEIDQITGEILQVAHEITEKQDQVNMLYLETTNELDKCWELLDEWQRLQDDQRITKNEDNSNRKDTELNAMEECYEEWKTLEELAVLNDNLQKQIDELEKVDNKAINSTQLAEESIVNTVQLNDLIDMWKRRIIASIHEDISEIVLYPYSRKLQLRVANRYTIIIQLDKHQTHDGKSTIHDIDLFTEQDSRIIPMRELRKQVLQECKGHSNILQALKNIINRVINNDN is encoded by the coding sequence ATGGAGGCACAATTGCATGAGTTACAGGAAGAAATAACGAGGTCCAGCGATTTGGTGCTTACCGAACAAGATAAACGGCTGCAAGGTACACTACGGGAGATTGATCAGTCCATTAGGAAGCTTATTGAAACAAGTGATTATCTAAAACTAAGTGGTGATGCTGATAGCTTGATAGACATAAAGCAATTGGAAGTGAAATCAAGAGAGCTGGACTCTCTGATGGATCTTTTGAGGAAACTGTACTGGAGAGAGGAATCATTGGATCTTTTCCTAAAATATACTATAAACAGTGATGCAGAGCAGGTTCCTGTATTTTCTGATACTGATCCCAAGTATCAGAGTTTGCAAGATGAGGTAAGTCATCTTAGAGATGATGTAATGACCGTTAAGAACcaagaaattgatcaaataaCAGGTGAAATCTTGCAAGTTGCGCACGAAATAACGGAGAAGCAAGATCAGGTTAATATGCTGTATCTTGAGACCACTAACGAACTCGATAAATGCTGGGAACTTCTTGATGAGTGGCAAAGGTTGCAAGATGATCAAAGGATCACCAAGAATGAGGATAATAGCAATAGGAAAGACACGGAACTAAATGCCATGGAAGAATGCTACGAAGAATGGAAAACTTTGGAAGAGTTAGCTGTTCTCAATGATAATCTACAGAAACAGATTGATGAGTTGGAAAAGGTAGATAATAAAGCCATCAACTCAACACAATTAGCTGAAGAAAGCATTGTCAATACGGTGCAATTAAATGACCTCATAGATATGTGGAAAAGGAGAATTATTGCTTCAATCCATGAAGATATCTCAGAGATTGTACTATATCCATATAGTAGAAAACTTCAATTAAGAGTTGCCAATAGATATACGATAATTATTCAACTGGATAAACATCAAACGCATGACGGCAAGTCAACAATACACgatattgatttatttACTGAGCAGGATTCGAGAATAATACCGATGAGAGAACTAAGAAAGCAAGTACTACAGGAATGTAAGGGACATTCAAACATTTTGCAGgcattaaaaaatataataaacaGAGTGATAAATAATGACAATTAG
- the RBA50 gene encoding Rba50p (CAGL0H01595g~Ortholog(s) have role in transcription from RNA polymerase II promoter and cytoplasm localization): MDLLGDIVEKDVDEVSEVGELPDGGFPKLYKPEKVSSWKARLKRKQQASQTGKVNELSSSRESMRAVEESAAQRIHRENLETMRKMSPEEIARERQELLESLDPKLIQKLLKNVQKSDKIFAEIEGASGTWVGGKNEAVANVDDLPPLDEDMVNRALDLNATELPKETSASLPKDDESDKQESEDQDIAPPLDDDDVAPLEFQVAQTIDHMANEDLLKDVHFVAPKVDENDDDDPLDINDPEFNEKLHKKFFPNLPKEVDKLKWMEKLPEDKGISTIEDVTQCRFDFKGNLVPPNRPIDNTNSGLHHHSEDQHLAGYTIIELAHLARSQFASQRAIAIRTLGRILYKLGKQEYNSQLTVEVNDESEAEDATKHIYMMFWDLVKDTKVIELLELGSDEKYTKSLSIRNYAIEALWLWKQGGGNKYKNK; the protein is encoded by the coding sequence ATGGATTTGCTGGGTGATATTGTAGAGAAGGATGTTGACGAAGTCAGCGAAGTCGGGGAGTTACCAGATGGTGGATTTCCTAAGCTTTATAAGCCGGAGAAAGTGTCATCCTGGAAGGCAAGGTTAAAGAGGAAGCAACAGGCTAGTCAGACTGGAAAAGTCAATGAATTGAGCTCGAGCAGGGAGTCAATGAGAGCTGTGGAAGAATCTGCCGCTCAGAGGATACATAGGGAGAACTTGGAGACTATGCGCAAGATGAGTCCCGAAGAAATAGCAAGGGAAAGGCAGGAATTGTTGGAATCTCTGGACCCCAAGCTTATCCAGAAGCTATTGAAAAATGTTCAGAAGTCTGATAAGATCTTTGCAGAGATTGAAGGTGCTTCTGGAACTTGGGTTGGTGGTAAAAATGAGGCTGTGGCAAATGTGGATGATTTACCACCGTTGGATGAAGATATGGTAAATAGAGCTCTAGATCTCAATGCTACCGAGCTCCCAAAGGAAACCAGTGCTTCACTTCCTAAGGACGATGAATCTGACAAGCAAGAATCTGAAGATCAAGACATAGCACCGCCGCTCGATGATGACGACGTTGCCCCATTGGAGTTTCAAGTGGCTCAAACGATTGACCACATGGCCAATGAGGATCTGCTAAAGGATGTTCATTTTGTAGCGCCAAAGgtagatgaaaatgatgacgatgatcCACTAGATATCAATGACCCTGAGTTTAATGAGAAACTACACAAGAAATTTTTCCCAAATTTACCAAAAGAAGTAGACAAGTTGAAATGGATGGAAAAGCTCCCGGAAGATAAGGGTATTTCAACCATAGAAGATGTTACTCAGTGTAGATTTGACTTCAAAGGCAACTTGGTACCGCCCAATAGACCTATAGACAACACCAACTCAGGACTGCATCATCACTCTGAGGACCAGCATCTGGCGGGCTATACAATTATTGAACTAGCACATTTGGCTCGTTCTCAATTTGCTTCTCAGAGGGCAATTGCTATACGTACACTGGGGAGAATTCTATACAAACTAGGGAAGCAAGAATACAATTCTCAACTCACAGTTGAAGTTAACGATGAATCTGAAGCTGAAGATGCCACAAAACATATCTACATGATGTTTTGGGATCTGGTAAAGGATACCAAGGTTATTGAACTATTGGAACTGGGCTctgatgaaaaatatactaAGAGTCTATCGATTCGCAATTACGCTATCGAAGCGTTATGGTTATGGAAACAGGGTGGAGGGAACAAATACAAGAATAAGTAG
- the SNA2 gene encoding Sna2p (CAGL0H01606g~Ortholog(s) have cytoplasm localization) → MHARDWFLVFVAVFLPPVAVGLRRGFCSKDMLINLVLFILGFFPGLIHALYVISCYPYEQQHSRLQGSSQYGSV, encoded by the coding sequence ATGCACGCAAGAGATTGGTTTCTAGTATTCGTGGCAGTGTTTCTGCCACCAGTGGCCGTTGGTCTGAGACGTGGGTTCTGCTCGAAGGACATGCTCATCAACCTAGTGTTGTTCATCCTGGGCTTCTTCCCGGGCCTGATCCACGCTCTCTACGTGATATCCTGCTATCCATATGAGCAACAGCACAGCAGACTGCAGGGCTCCTCTCAATACGGTTCAGTTTAG
- the AGE1 gene encoding GTPase-activating protein AGE1 (CAGL0H01617g~Ortholog(s) have GTPase activator activity, phospholipid binding activity, role in ER to Golgi vesicle-mediated transport, intra-Golgi vesicle-mediated transport and endosome, trans-Golgi network localization), whose translation MERLNRPSELWERIRALDESNKRCCDCGSRHNVDWVSINLLCVVCIQCSGVHRSLGSHISKVRSLNMDDLHSNRELKYLLVNHLINRNVNSVYEARIPAGIKIRKDAQPADRARYIVDKYMHKKYVERTMQATLTNSQMANDKDIRDTEIEDLVRHIRAKSILGLQRSLAMSKHTLKDLCLHYGIRSPTLFQLSLEQFEATSSGTLVYYISEYLLLNGLLIDDQRAVGKTKLDVSPGALEYWTSRQNMYDTYANAMMQNNGETNGGSNGLARDRTKNGRMSNGLPRRANTQNDGKRRLYLDTQSSAFDNNRSSGPFSATSNKKRWSLASPTSILSIHKSLSRRDSHKKS comes from the coding sequence ATGGAGAGGCTGAATAGGCCCAGTGAGCTGTGGGAGCGGATCAGGGCCCTGGACGAGTCTAATAAGAGGTGTTGTGACTGTGGTTCACGGCATAATGTTGATTGGGTGTCTATCAACCTGCTTTGTGTTGTGTGCATCCAGTGTTCTGGAGTACACAGGTCTCTGGGATCTCATATATCAAAGGTGAGGTCGTTGAACATGGATGATCTACACTCTAACCGAGAACTCAAATACCTGTTAGTGAACCACCTGATTAACAGGAACGTCAACAGCGTATATGAAGCCCGAATACCTGCCGGGATAAAGATAAGGAAGGATGCTCAGCCTGCTGACCGGGCTAGGTACATAGTTGACAAATATATGCACAAAAAGTATGTTGAACGCACCATGCAGGCTACTTTGACCAACTCCCAGATGGCTAACGATAAGGATATAAGAGATACAGAAATAGAAGACCTAGTGAGGCATATACGAGCGAAGTCTATACTGGGACTACAAAGAAGCCTGGCGATGTCAAAACACACACTGAAAGACCTTTGTCTTCATTATGGCATTCGTTCACCAACTTTATTTCAATTGTCCTTGGAGCAGTTCGAGGCTACCTCTTCTGGAACCCTAGTGTATTATATATCGGAATACTTGCTGCTGAATGGGCTTTTAATAGATGATCAAAGAGCTGTTGGTAAAACTAAATTAGACGTTAGTCCTGGGGCTTTAGAATATTGGACATCCAGGCAAAATATGTATGACACATATGCCAATGCTATGATGCAAAATAACGGGGAGACTAATGGTGGTTCCAATGGACTGGCAAGAGATAGAACAAAGAATGGACGAATGAGCAACGGGTTGCCACGTCGGGCAAACACCCAGAATGATGGAAAGAGACGACTATATTTGGATACACAATCGTCAGCTTTCGATAATAATAGGAGTTCTGGGCCATTTTCAGCTACatcaaataagaaaagatGGAGTCTCGCATCGCCGACAAGCATACTCTCTATACATAAAAGTCTCTCCAGAAGAGATTCGCATAAGAAGTCATAG
- the SPS1 gene encoding putative serine/threonine protein kinase SPS1 (CAGL0H01639g~Ortholog(s) have protein kinase activity): MSKRFVIENCIGRGNFGDVYKAKDTWLNEVVAVKVVNLENSEEEVELLAQEIFFLAELKSPYVTNYIATVVEDVSMWIAMEYCGGGSVGDLLKYHYTSGLPEHKTRFITREILKGLSYLHSQRKIHRDIKAANILLTDEGKVKLSDFGVSGKLLSSFRRDTFVGTPYWMAPEIVAHDSEGYDERADIWSLGITVIEMLRGSPPLSKYDPMKVIANLPKRKPPKLHGDFSDDAKHFVALCLIKESAIRPTAADLLTTRFTTNTRVENLKDDVDLIKHVKLKINRHSKSPKFPLEVKIYEDGTDCASANYWDFDTSGLSVVPATASVDNSFASNEASRIDETTEYHTGKGELVSAMTGSPISNNMISPYQDSYKSTVTPITPMPLGESFRKYSAPVKQQPAYDIGSGMEIDQQTCLDGEPHSSTDKVAHEDYKKSVDHKVNVKNTTISIVGFDYYRNVIHHSFKRMEDRAHDKRTKEVVLEILKHFAAVETTIPGFSEVFIEEISLRLEALRDYYEKHKSQLA, encoded by the coding sequence ATGTCTAAGCGTTTCGTTATTGAGAATTGTATTGGTAGAGGAAACTTTGGTGATGTTTACAAAGCTAAAGATACTTGGTTGAACGAGGTTGTAGCAGTGAAAGTAGTCAATTTAGAAAATTCAGAGGAAGAGGTAGAATTGCTTGCGCAggagattttttttttggcagAGTTGAAGTCTCCATATGTGACTAATTACATAGCCACTGTTGTAGAAGATGTTTCTATGTGGATTGCTATGGAATACTGTGGAGGTGGGTCTGTTGGTGATTTATTAAAGTACCATTACACATCCGGTTTACCAGAACACAAGACTCGATTCATTACAAGGGAAATTTTGAAGGGTCTATCTTACTTACATTCGCAGAGAAAAATTCATAGAGATATAAAGGCAGCAAATATCTTGCTCACTGATGAAGGTAAAGTAAAATTGAGTGATTTTGGTGTTAGTGGTAAGCTTCTATCTAGTTTTAGAAGGGATACATTTGTTGGGACACCATATTGGATGGCTCCAGAAATTGTAGCCCATGATTCAGAAGGTTACGACGAGCGGGCTGATATATGGTCGCTAGGTATTACTGTGATTGAAATGTTGAGAGGTTCCCCACCACTATCCAAATACGACCCCATGAAAGTTATTGCAAATTTACCAAAGCGGAAACCACCAAAGCTACATGGCGATTTTTCGGATGATGCAAAACATTTTGTGGCCTTATGTTTAATCAAGGAGTCGGCAATAAGACCTACGGCGGCTGATCTTTTGACAACTAGATTTACAACTAACACCAGAGTTGAAAACCTGAAGGATGATGTCGATCTCATTAAACATGTAAAGCTCAAAATCAATAGGCACTCAAAAAGTCCGAAGTTTCCTTTGGAAGTGAAAATTTATGAAGATGGTACTGATTGTGCTAGTGCAAATTATTGGGACTTTGATACTTCGGGATTAAGTGTGGTACCTGCAACTGCATCAGTCGATAATAGTTTTGCGTCTAATGAGGCCTCAAGGATAGATGAAACCACTGAATATCACACTGGGAAAGGTGAACTGGTCTCAGCAATGACTGGAAGTCCAATATCTAACAATATGATTAGTCCATACCAGGACTCCTATAAAAGTACAGTGACCCCAATCACGCCAATGCCGTTGGGTGAATCTTTTAGGAAATATTCAGCACCAGTAAAACAACAGCCTGCATATGATATAGGTTCAGGAATGgaaattgatcaacaaACCTGTTTAGATGGTGAGCCTCATAGCTCAACAGATAAAGTGGCCCATGAGGATTATAAAAAGTCAGTTGACCATAAGGTAAATGTTAAAAATACTACAATTTCTATTGTTGGCTTTGACTATTACAGAAATGTAATCCATCATTCATTCAAAAGAATGGAGGACAGAGCACATGATAAAAGAACTAAGGAAGTTGTCTTGGAGATTTTGAAGCATTTTGCTGCTGTAGAAACTACAATTCCGGGCTTTAGTGAAGTCTTCATTGAGGAAATTTCATTAAGATTGGAAGCATTACGGGACTATTACGAGAAACACAAAAGTCAATTGGCATAA
- the SPS2 gene encoding Sps2p (CAGL0H01661g~Ecm33-family protein with a predicted role in cell wall biogenesis and organization; predicted GPI-anchor) has product MHCKSPNMKLALHWYFVLSFILSAIVAYENFVIMEEKKLLPFVKLVRDNYTVELIPDDITLTDEQTADQCKESSITVNSPEELFYLQRRCDILEGNLIIGTDYQERIIDLGFIKEIKGDLVLDGNANIFRLVGENLNTIGGTFTLRGTMSLVAIIFPVLRRINIIDWQVVPVLDHLELGSNLEGLQQLIISDSSISDLNVFKGVQELDIFNINNNRFLEIINSDLKRVSKQLRIHANADELVINMSQLESVDNITIRDAAGINLPELTYVNSSMEIIENFCSDLILPKLKRVDGTLGIIGNPSLQNVSYQNLRVIQGGLMIANNSELTNLDFFPNLKQIGGAIHFDGNFITANMPKLKLVKGSAFIRSTADYFDCKRWFTPVNGRAIVRGGKLKCIANERESTIRIGDDGSLIDNDDSPQYDDSPENKDRQENSAMLRSKIRGLLPLTTLLSMYLILF; this is encoded by the coding sequence ATGCACTGCAAGTCACCAAACATGAAATTAGCGCTACATTGGTATTTTGTTTTAAGCTTTATTTTAAGCGCTATTGTAGCCTATGAAAATTTTGTAATAATGgaggaaaagaaactatTGCCATTCGTAAAATTGGTAAGAGATAATTATACTGTGGAATTGATCCCAGATGATATTACTTTAACTGATGAGCAAACTGCGGATCAGTGCAAAGAATCTAGTATTACTGTTAATTCACCTGAAGAGCTATTCTACTTACAAAGGAGGTGTGATATTCTAGAAGGTAATTTGATCATTGGAACTGATTATCAAGAGAGAATAATTGATTTAGGTTTTATTAAAGAGATAAAGGGTGATTTAGTGCTTGATGGAAATGCAAATATATTTAGGTTGGTCGGTGAAAATTTAAATACAATTGGTGGAACGTTTACCCTAAGAGGGACCATGTCGTTAGTTGCCATTATATTCCCAGTATTGAGACGcatcaatattattgattgGCAAGTAGTACCAGTACTTGATCATTTAGAATTGGGTTCAAATTTAGAAGGTCTGCaacaattaataatatcagACTCGTCGATATCAGACTTGAATGTATTTAAAGGAGTGCAAGAGCTagatatatttaatattaataacaaTAGGTTCCTGGAGATTATTAATAGTGATTTGAAAAGAGTTAGTAAACAGTTAAGAATACATGCAAATGCTGATGAGCTAGTTATCAATATGTCCCAGTTGGAGTCTGTTGATAATATCACAATAAGAGATGCAGCTGGCATCAATCTACCTGAACTAACATATGTTAATAGCTCTATGGAAATAATAGAGAACTTTTGCAGTGATCTCATTCTACCAAAGTTGAAGAGAGTTGATGGTACTTTGGGTATTATTGGTAATCCCAGTCTACAAAATGTCAGTTACCAAAACCTTAGAGTTATACAAGGTGGTTTAATGATTGCAAATAATTCAGAACTCACTAATTTGGACTTCTTCCCTAATTTAAAGCAGATAGGTGGTGCAATCCATTTTGATGGTAACTTTATAACTGCAAATATgccaaaattaaaattagtGAAAGGAAGTGCTTTTATTAGGAGTACTGCTGATTATTTCGATTGTAAGAGATGGTTCACCCCAGTTAACGGAAGGGCAATTGTTAGAGGCGGGAAACTAAAATGTATTGCCAATGAACGTGAGAGTACAATTAGAATTGGTGATGACGGCTCATTAATCGACAATGATGACTCACCACAGTACGATGATTCTCcagaaaataaagatagACAAGAGAACAGCGCGATGCTCAGGAGTAAAATACGTGGCCTTTTGCCTCTAACAACTCTACTAAGCATGTATTTGATACtgttttaa
- the URC2 gene encoding Urc2p (CAGL0H01683g~Ortholog(s) have sequence-specific DNA binding activity and cytoplasm, nucleus localization) encodes MEVENANNGMNAGVTESVTHTQEDSKAPKENGSKNDNEDKKPRRKKRKTSSCDVCRRFKTRCDFDVMYGKCYRCKVLNLECSLTMERQTEINKTQKLGVNALLNNDDSKDLKPMNIDEITMKVRDMDYNYGVLNHKLDLILNMLQKSHNEGRLPSGNDKQGKLVPFTSVYDDIRPSNDGYRIHEPPLKLINDLDARLFPLDALTQKAKMEREQRPSAVARVKFLDFYKKHQELCHQLSKEFLMRSHFWIIPGGIKEIDETYANKHLFITSVFTIIAMSFADNDKYAQQQEELYPLVERLLTNTLTMFEKLTDYDIEAILYCSMFNISRKAKRYRQLKYNSLVLSNFALYSLLNIVDFHRIKERVNAAEFDMKDLYHLRILNSLTACHLEYSISSGQIWEQNSAIKEFNNLVVKFPQANFADDIKVSEINLNVVVNAIFMNFKTYFHRYLYKYSDNSTVQEKQLLLFDELELWLKDWEELLAKDGAGVLLFTYDFYHIMICRSFITDNKDEVSKYPDFLDNVLYTMKEHAFSLLRGFLRLPPSLIKGAPIFTTYELVYACLSLCDYIHLFDQPERQQVLSTCTRVYWHLSTIGEKMNEATDNVGTIIKSIIDTSKQSVSKTQDMATHNNHSSMRDSMASSGSKLQTSPRQHNNTLSDTKSSGMQLPDVDQYNSFEEFFQGFFNNLKPSTQQIFESSKQTK; translated from the coding sequence ATGGAAGTTGAGAATGCTAATAATGGTATGAATGCTGGCGTCACAGAGAGTGTTACACACACACAAGAGGATAGTAAAGCTCCCAAGGAAAATGGTAgtaaaaatgataatgagGACAAGAAACcaagaaggaagaagagaaagactTCGAGCTGTGATGTCTGTAGGAGGTTTAAGACTAGGTGTGATTTTGATGTCATGTATGGCAAATGTTATAGATGCAAAGTGTTAAACTTAGAATGTTCTTTAACTATGGAAAGACAAACTGAGATCAACAAGACGCAGAAACTCGGAGTTAATGCCTTACTAAATAATGATGACAGCAAGGACTTGAAGCCCATGAATATTGATGAGATTACAATGAAGGTGAGAGATATGGATTATAACTATGGGGTATTAAATCACAAACTTGATTTGATACTTAATATGTTACAAAAGTCGCATAATGAAGGAAGACTGCCGTCAGGCAACGACAAGCAAGGCAAACTGGTACCTTTTACCTCAGTGTATGATGACATCAGACCATCAAATGATGGATATAGGATACACGAGCCACCTTTAAAGCTTATAAATGATCTGGATGCAAGGTTATTTCCATTGGATGCACTTACACAGAAAGCAAAGATGGAAAGGGAACAACGACCTTCTGCTGTTGCAAGAGTCAAATTCTTGGATTTTTATAAGAAGCATCAAGAGCTCTGTCACcaattatcaaaagaatTTTTAATGAGATCGCATTTCTGGATTATCCCTGGAGGAATTAAAGAGATCGATGAGACATATGCTAATAAGCACCTTTTCATCACAAGTGTGTTTACTATTATCGCAATGAGTTTTGCGgataatgataaatatGCACAACAGCAAGAAGAATTATATCCGCTTGTGGAAAGATTACTAACGAATACACTTACAATGTTTGAAAAACTTACAGACTATGATATAGAAGCTATCCTGTATTGTAGTATGTTTAATATTTCTCGGAAGGCAAAAAGATACAGGCAACTAAAATATAACTCCTTAGTTCTGAGTAATTTTGCATTGTATAGTTTGCTTAATATCGTGGACTTTCATAGAATTAAGGAAAGGGTAAATGCTGCAGAATTTGACATGAAGGATTTATATCATCTAAGGATTCTAAACTCCCTTACCGCATGCCATCTGGAGTACTCAATTAGCTCTGGTCAAATATGGGAACAAAATAGTGCTATAAAGGAATTTAATAATCTCGTTGTCAAGTTTCCGCAAGCAAATTTTGCGGATGATATAAAAGTTAGTGAGATTAATTTGAATGTAGTCGTAAATGCTATTTTCATGAACTTCAAAACTTATTTTCATCGTTATCTATACAAATACTCAGATAACTCGACTGTGCAAGAAAAACAGCTTTTATTATTCGATGAGCTTGAATTGTGGCTGAAGGACTGGGAAGAGCTTTTAGCCAAAGATGGTGCAGGTGTTCTACTATTTACCTATGATTTCTACCATATTATGATATGTCGAAGCTTTATAACTGACAATAAAGATGAGGTGAGTAAATATCCAGACTTCCTGGATAATGTTCTATATACTATGAAAGAGCATGCATTCTCCCTATTACGAGGCTTTCTACGATTACCACCGTCACTAATTAAAGGTGCTCCAATCTTCACAACATATGAATTAGTTTATGCGTGCCTTTCGCTCTGTGATTACattcatttatttgatcAGCCTGAAAGGCAGCAGGTATTAAGTACCTGTACTAGGGTGTACTGGCATTTGAGTACTATTGGTGAGAAAATGAACGAAGCAACAGACAACGTTGGAACAATTATTAAATCTATCATTGATACTAGTAAGCAATCTGTAAGTAAAACTCAGGATATGGCTACACATAATAATCACAGTAGCATGAGGGACTCTATGGCTTCCTCGGGTAGCAAATTACAGACTTCGCCAAGGCAGCATAATAATACACTGTCGGATACTAAGTCTTCAGGAATGCAACTTCCAGATGTTGATCAATACAATTCTTTCGAGGAGTTCTTTCAAGGTTTCTTTAATAATTTAAAGCCTAGCACTCAACAAATATTTGAGTCTAGTAAGCAAACAAAATAG
- the FPR2 gene encoding peptidylprolyl isomerase family protein FPR2 (CAGL0H01705g~Ortholog(s) have FK506 binding, Hsp70 protein binding, chaperone binding, peptidyl-prolyl cis-trans isomerase activity, role in protein complex assembly and fungal-type vacuole, nucleus localization) gives MLSQIWILFTFMVCVIASKSKSDGLKFEITKKIPISKCKLKALPGDMVSVHYTGSLAENGKVFDSSLRRNEPIQFKLGAGQVIAGWEQGITGMCLGEKRTLHIPPELAYGSRGAGGVIPPNAVLDFDVELVDIARN, from the coding sequence ATGTTGTCACAAATTTGGATTCTTTTCACCTTTATGGTGTGTGTTATTGCTTCTAAGTCAAAGTCAGATGGCTTGAAGTTTGAAATTACCAAGAAGATCCCAATTAGCAAATGTAAGTTAAAGGCCCTTCCAGGTGACATGGTCTCTGTTCATTACACTGGTTCTTTGGCAGAAAATGGTAAGGTCTTTGACTCCAGTTTGCGCAGAAATGAGCCAATCCAATTCAAACTAGGTGCTGGTCAAGTCATTGCCGGCTGGGAACAAGGTATCACAGGCATGTGTCTAGGTGAGAAGCGTACCCTTCACATCCCTCCAGAATTGGCCTATGGTTCTCGCGGTGCTGGTGGTGTAATTCCACCTAATGCTGTGCTGGATTTTGATGTTGAACTAGTTGACATTGCCCGCAACTAA